From Zingiber officinale cultivar Zhangliang chromosome 5B, Zo_v1.1, whole genome shotgun sequence, the proteins below share one genomic window:
- the LOC121986051 gene encoding uncharacterized protein LOC121986051: protein MYPQYLTLISTDRVVLEVEKPSLSLRHHSIPHHPTDPPPPYLTPLAADLPPRFRVLIEEFGFIDLKVEMDVLQKRIKIMEASGDEGDEGQGSGKQMTEMGSQDVEEHFQRIFEKVERYTHQVEELLEAGRTLFKNLSPEFEERLISIHKEQIEKWQDEIKGLQSRHAANEAAAALLGNAHHLLRSSPQFSIHATSTLRDSEAAV, encoded by the exons ATGTATCCACAATATTTGACATTAATATCGACTGACCGGGTAGTCTTAGAGGTCGAAAAACCCTCTCTATCCCTTCGACACCATTCCATTCCTCACCACCCCACCGATCCTCCACCACCTTATCTCACGCCACTGGCCGCCGATCTTCCACCACGTTTCAGGGTTTTGATCGAAGAATTTG GATTTATAGATCTGAAGGTGGAGATGGATGTTTTGCAGAAGCGTATCAAAATAATG GAAGCGAGCGGGGACGAAGGAGATGAAGGACAAGGAAGTGGAAAACAGATGACGGAGATGGGATCACAGGACGTGGAGGAGCACTTCCAACGCATCTTTGAGAAGGTCGAGCGCTACACTCACCAG GTCGAGGAGCTGCTGGAAGCAGGGAGGACGCTGTTTAAAAATCTATCTCCTGAATTCGAAGAGCGTTTGATCTC GATTCACAAGGAGCAAATCGAGAAGTGGCAGGATGAGATCAAGGGCCTGCAGTCGCGTCACGCTGCCAATGAAGCAGCTGCAGCACTTCTTGGCAACGCTCATCACTTGCTTCGTAGTTCGCCGCAATTTTCCATCCACGCCACGAGCACACTGAGGGACTCTGAG GCTGCTGTGTGA